One Succinispira mobilis DSM 6222 genomic window carries:
- the hemL gene encoding glutamate-1-semialdehyde 2,1-aminomutase: MLTKSLAAFEKAKQVIPGGVNSPVRSFRSVGGTPPFIKQAQGSKIYDIDDNEYIDYVLSYGPQILGHVHPTVVEAIRAASLKGTSYGAPTLAETKLAELICEFVPSIEMVRMVNSGTEATMSALRLARAYTKREYIVKFEGCYHGHHDSLLVKAGSGALTLGVPDSPGVPASIAGNTLTIPYNDVAALENLLQLKGSEIAGLIIEPTPGNMGLVLPNPGYLQAVRELTAAYGVVLIFDEVMSGFRSSEQSSQGLYAIEPDLTCLGKVIGGGLPVACYGGKKEIMQCVAPLGGMYQAGTLSGNPLAMAAGIATLEYLKAHKICAQAATNTENLVQGLRQIIAELELPCTVNILGSMFTLFFTKNQVTDFASACTSDLASFKIYFHAMLEQGIYLPPSQFETCFMSSAHTPEDIAQTLSCMRIALTKVKASLA, encoded by the coding sequence ATGTTGACAAAATCACTCGCAGCTTTTGAAAAAGCCAAACAAGTAATTCCTGGGGGGGTAAATAGCCCAGTACGCTCGTTTCGTAGTGTCGGCGGCACACCACCTTTTATAAAGCAGGCTCAAGGCAGTAAAATTTATGATATTGACGATAATGAATATATTGACTATGTATTATCATATGGGCCACAAATTTTAGGACATGTTCATCCTACGGTAGTAGAGGCAATTCGGGCCGCTAGTCTTAAAGGTACTTCGTATGGAGCACCGACTTTGGCGGAAACGAAATTGGCGGAACTGATTTGTGAATTTGTGCCTAGCATTGAGATGGTACGCATGGTAAACTCTGGTACAGAAGCAACCATGAGTGCTTTGCGTTTAGCGCGAGCTTATACGAAGCGGGAATATATTGTTAAGTTTGAAGGCTGTTATCATGGACATCATGATAGTTTACTGGTAAAAGCAGGCTCTGGTGCACTAACTTTAGGAGTGCCTGATAGTCCAGGTGTGCCAGCAAGTATTGCTGGGAATACTTTGACAATTCCTTATAATGATGTAGCAGCTTTAGAGAACTTATTGCAGTTAAAAGGCTCGGAAATTGCGGGCTTGATTATTGAACCCACGCCAGGAAATATGGGTTTAGTTTTACCAAATCCAGGCTATCTGCAAGCTGTGCGCGAACTTACAGCTGCCTATGGCGTAGTCTTGATTTTCGATGAAGTTATGTCCGGCTTCCGCTCTAGTGAGCAAAGTTCTCAGGGTTTGTATGCTATTGAGCCAGATTTAACTTGCTTAGGCAAAGTTATTGGTGGGGGCTTGCCAGTGGCTTGTTATGGCGGCAAAAAAGAAATTATGCAGTGTGTAGCGCCTCTAGGCGGGATGTATCAAGCGGGAACTTTAAGTGGGAATCCTTTGGCAATGGCCGCAGGCATTGCTACCTTAGAATATCTTAAAGCACATAAAATTTGTGCGCAAGCGGCAACTAATACGGAAAATTTAGTTCAAGGCTTGCGTCAAATTATTGCCGAACTGGAATTACCTTGCACAGTTAACATTTTAGGCTCGATGTTTACTTTGTTTTTCACAAAAAATCAAGTAACTGATTTTGCTAGCGCTTGTACTAGTGATTTGGCAAGCTTTAAAATTTATTTTCATGCGATGCTAGAGCAAGGTATTTACTTGCCACCATCTCAATTTGAAACTTGCTTTATGTCTAGTGCTCATACTCCAGAGGATATAGCACAAACTCTAAGCTGTATGCGTATAGCCTTAACTAAGGTAAAAGCCAGTTTAGCCTAA
- the hemC gene encoding hydroxymethylbilane synthase has protein sequence MKKKLTIGTRQSALALWQAEHIAALLQEKYPECEIALKRVLTKGDKILDVSLSKIGGKGLFTKEIEQDLLAGEVDLAVHSLKDMPTELPEGLILACITKREHEGDAFVSNNYKSLAELPLGATVGTSSLRRKAQLLAARPDLQIVDLRGNVQTRLARLDEGKMQAIILAVAGLRRLGLGDRIQEILPHAICLPAVGQGALAIEARANDSEVLQMLEFLNDPDTQAVTKAERAYLRLLEGGCQVPIGVYAEVCEQQILLRAVIASLDGQRVLKDCIQGAIDEAEQLGIKLGEQMLAAGGREILAEIM, from the coding sequence ATGAAAAAGAAACTTACGATTGGGACTAGACAAAGTGCCTTAGCGCTTTGGCAAGCTGAACATATTGCGGCCCTGCTCCAAGAAAAATATCCTGAATGTGAAATTGCCTTAAAGCGAGTGTTGACGAAGGGCGATAAAATTTTAGATGTGTCTTTATCTAAAATTGGTGGTAAAGGGCTATTTACTAAGGAAATCGAACAGGATTTGCTGGCGGGTGAGGTAGATTTAGCGGTGCATAGTTTAAAAGATATGCCTACCGAATTGCCAGAAGGCTTGATCTTAGCTTGTATAACTAAACGCGAACACGAAGGGGATGCCTTTGTGAGTAATAACTACAAGAGTTTGGCAGAATTGCCCTTAGGCGCGACGGTCGGCACGTCTAGTTTAAGAAGAAAGGCCCAATTACTCGCAGCTCGTCCCGACTTGCAAATTGTTGATTTGCGCGGTAATGTGCAAACGCGATTAGCGCGGTTAGACGAAGGAAAAATGCAAGCTATTATTTTGGCTGTGGCTGGTCTAAGGCGTCTGGGTTTGGGCGACCGAATCCAAGAAATTCTACCGCATGCGATTTGCTTGCCCGCGGTAGGTCAAGGCGCCTTAGCAATTGAAGCGCGGGCTAATGATTCCGAAGTATTACAAATGTTAGAATTTTTAAATGACCCAGACACGCAAGCTGTAACTAAGGCGGAAAGAGCTTATTTACGCTTACTAGAAGGCGGTTGTCAGGTGCCAATTGGGGTGTATGCTGAAGTTTGCGAACAGCAAATTTTATTACGCGCGGTAATTGCTTCTTTAGATGGGCAACGGGTGTTAAAAGACTGTATTCAAGGCGCAATTGATGAGGCTGAACAACTGGGAATTAAATTGGGTGAGCAAATGTTGGCGGCGGGTGGTCGCGAAATTTTAGCAGAGATAATGTAG
- a CDS encoding precorrin-2 dehydrogenase/sirohydrochlorin ferrochelatase family protein has translation MKGYEIVLNLQNQKCLIVGGGAVATRKVEDLLLAGARVTVISPQLAARLMELEQQGLLNHWARAYQAGDLQGFFLVICATNDTATNQLVAQEAKSLGVLFNATENPQMGNFTRPSVVAVGKLNFTVHTAGVSPRLTRLLREDLQAYYGEDFGRFIEFMREKRQVVKEKLNSAPARELFWRKYLTQETVRQLHAGNIKKVEEEICDAISSLRS, from the coding sequence GTGAAAGGCTATGAGATAGTTTTAAATTTACAAAATCAAAAATGTCTAATAGTTGGTGGTGGGGCTGTAGCGACACGCAAAGTTGAAGATTTATTACTAGCTGGGGCCCGAGTTACCGTGATTAGCCCACAATTAGCGGCACGACTTATGGAACTAGAACAACAAGGTTTGCTAAACCATTGGGCACGAGCTTATCAAGCTGGCGATTTACAGGGGTTTTTCTTAGTTATTTGCGCCACCAATGATACGGCAACTAACCAGTTGGTGGCACAAGAAGCTAAAAGTCTCGGAGTTTTATTTAATGCCACGGAAAATCCGCAAATGGGTAACTTTACTCGCCCCAGTGTGGTTGCAGTTGGCAAACTGAATTTTACAGTACATACCGCGGGTGTTAGCCCGCGTTTAACTAGGTTGTTGCGGGAAGATTTACAAGCTTATTATGGCGAGGATTTTGGCCGATTTATTGAATTTATGCGTGAAAAACGTCAAGTAGTAAAAGAAAAATTAAATTCGGCACCAGCACGCGAGCTTTTTTGGCGTAAGTATTTGACGCAAGAAACAGTGCGGCAATTACATGCAGGAAATATAAAAAAGGTGGAGGAAGAAATTTGCGATGCAATTAGTAGTCTTAGGTCTTAA
- the hemA gene encoding glutamyl-tRNA reductase, which yields MQLVVLGLNHRTAPVNIRECFSFPEERVKWSLKRIKGYDRWLEAVILSTCNRTELYAVLENPEVELRFIKRVLAYLSGKDYSEEHFYIYEGEDCIRHLFNVASSLDSLVLGEGQILSQVKNAYNIARNLGLTGTLLNTVFNKAIAVGKRVRTETKIAYNSVSVASAAVDLAGEIMGDLSLANVLVVGAGAMSELTAKHLIETGVSTIFVSNRNHERAKSLAERFHGVAIPFEEFMTLSVNADIIITSTGAPHYIITLHDMAHVLKERAGRPLVIIDIAMPRDVEPEVGALNGVTLYNIDDLEAVVDANRELRENEAHVARAIIEDEVVVLLERFAYLSMRPVMSKLQDKMEFLRDKLLKRSMSKLGNLTDTEKRVVEQLTKTLVRKMLREPMRAMNSVAGTAQETEYKDFITKVYLLNQDEEDEDEKETYDWD from the coding sequence ATGCAATTAGTAGTCTTAGGTCTTAATCATAGAACTGCACCTGTTAATATTCGAGAGTGTTTTTCTTTTCCCGAAGAGCGAGTAAAGTGGTCGCTAAAAAGAATAAAAGGTTATGATCGCTGGTTAGAAGCGGTAATTTTGTCTACTTGTAATCGTACCGAGTTATATGCAGTGTTAGAGAACCCTGAAGTGGAATTGCGCTTTATAAAAAGAGTGCTCGCCTATTTGTCGGGCAAAGATTATAGCGAAGAGCATTTTTATATCTATGAAGGGGAAGACTGCATTCGCCACTTATTTAATGTGGCTTCCAGTTTGGATTCTTTAGTTTTAGGTGAAGGTCAAATTTTAAGTCAAGTTAAAAATGCTTATAATATCGCCAGAAATCTCGGACTAACAGGAACTTTATTAAATACAGTGTTTAATAAAGCTATTGCCGTAGGCAAGCGAGTGCGGACAGAAACTAAGATTGCCTATAACTCCGTATCAGTAGCTTCGGCAGCGGTAGATTTAGCTGGGGAAATTATGGGTGATTTATCTTTAGCGAATGTTTTGGTAGTTGGTGCGGGCGCGATGAGTGAGTTAACCGCGAAACATTTAATTGAAACTGGTGTTTCCACAATATTTGTGTCGAATCGTAATCATGAACGAGCTAAAAGTTTGGCCGAGCGGTTTCATGGGGTGGCCATTCCGTTTGAGGAGTTTATGACACTCTCAGTAAATGCTGATATTATTATTACCTCGACAGGGGCACCACATTATATTATTACCTTACATGATATGGCTCATGTACTCAAAGAGCGTGCCGGACGGCCGCTAGTTATTATTGATATTGCCATGCCCCGCGATGTTGAACCAGAAGTTGGTGCTTTAAATGGAGTAACTTTATATAACATTGACGATTTAGAAGCGGTAGTAGACGCTAATCGTGAATTGCGGGAAAATGAAGCGCACGTTGCACGGGCAATTATTGAAGATGAAGTAGTGGTCTTACTAGAGCGTTTTGCTTATTTATCAATGCGTCCGGTGATGAGTAAACTCCAAGATAAAATGGAGTTTTTACGCGATAAATTACTTAAACGGAGTATGAGCAAATTAGGTAATTTAACTGATACGGAAAAAAGAGTTGTTGAGCAGTTGACTAAAACTTTGGTGCGTAAAATGTTGCGTGAACCAATGCGGGCTATGAATTCTGTAGCGGGCACGGCTCAAGAAACTGAATATAAGGATTTTATTACTAAGGTATATTTATTAAATCAAGATGAAGAGGATGAAGATGAAAAAGAAACTTACGATTGGGACTAG
- the hemB gene encoding porphobilinogen synthase produces the protein MAHFPYYRPRRMRTNEAMRSLVRENELQVTDLMYPIFVVAGENIKEEISSLPGTYHFSVDRVLEVVQEAWDLGIKGIILFGLPSYKDDFGSSAWDENEPVQTAVRLIKDKFPELVVATDVCLCQYTEHGHCGQLTEDGEVLNDATLSLLEKVAVSHAQAGADIVAPSDMMDGRVLAIRHALDQHYFENVAIMAYSAKYASAYYGPFRAAVSSAPKQGDRKSYQMDPANSLEALRETELDIQEGADIIMVKPALAYLDIVAQMKAQFNRPVAVYNVSGEYAMIKAAAKMGLVDEEKITLETLLSMKRAGAKIIITYHALDVARWLQNK, from the coding sequence ATGGCTCATTTTCCTTACTATCGTCCCCGCAGAATGCGGACTAACGAGGCGATGCGTAGTTTAGTGCGCGAAAATGAATTGCAAGTTACGGATTTAATGTACCCGATTTTTGTGGTTGCGGGGGAAAATATCAAAGAAGAAATTAGCTCGCTACCAGGAACTTATCATTTTTCAGTAGATCGAGTGTTAGAAGTGGTTCAAGAGGCTTGGGATTTAGGCATTAAGGGCATTATCCTCTTTGGCCTGCCTAGTTATAAAGATGATTTTGGTTCCAGTGCTTGGGATGAAAACGAGCCCGTGCAAACCGCAGTACGCTTAATTAAAGATAAATTCCCTGAATTAGTAGTGGCCACTGATGTGTGCTTGTGCCAATATACGGAACATGGACATTGTGGTCAATTAACTGAAGATGGTGAAGTATTAAATGATGCGACCCTAAGCTTACTAGAAAAAGTGGCTGTAAGTCATGCCCAAGCAGGAGCAGATATTGTTGCTCCTTCGGATATGATGGATGGACGGGTATTAGCAATTAGACATGCACTAGATCAACATTACTTTGAAAACGTAGCCATTATGGCTTATTCGGCTAAATATGCTTCGGCTTATTATGGACCTTTTCGGGCAGCAGTAAGTTCAGCACCTAAACAAGGCGATCGCAAAAGCTATCAAATGGATCCAGCTAACTCGTTAGAAGCATTACGTGAAACAGAGTTAGATATCCAAGAAGGGGCCGATATTATTATGGTTAAGCCCGCGCTAGCGTACTTAGATATTGTGGCACAAATGAAAGCACAATTTAATCGTCCAGTGGCTGTTTATAATGTTAGTGGCGAATATGCGATGATTAAAGCCGCAGCTAAAATGGGCTTAGTGGATGAAGAAAAAATAACCTTAGAAACATTGCTAAGCATGAAACGGGCTGGGGCAAAAATTATCATAACTTATCATGCTTTAGATGTTGCCCGTTGGTTACAAAATAAATAA
- a CDS encoding GGDEF domain-containing protein, whose product MKTNGMLLIVLIVFGAIPLLVGKLFFIVDFSGIKAADLVAYLFIIALIYLPFYVVLVELQDKTLKEFLKGIKRMLTGEPVANKELQNEVFSEVYSVIADCKQQVAEKEEALNEAAELEKLFWSFGTDKFFSANVTDDKFVYGLDKWEQRQLDTDNYTEQIGFIANKLLDPYYVKDFLRVFNTENLIKLDKSGRDRIIFDCKMKNEQNKFIWVRFMGSLKFDLKNLKLLVHICIREIDQQKKLEKELLEQEQLDISTGFYSRMSGKRVIESFLAEEGIFGEHALIVINLMGFTQIATDFGEVTFEHFMQKIADKLLTNYQEQSFIFRNSENQVIILLKDFEDEQDLELKLKNITELCKESVIMGEKELALLPKAGAAIYPRAGKSYPQLFHFANRALLYLEQEGEGADCIVYNPEFEKVL is encoded by the coding sequence ATGAAAACAAATGGCATGCTTCTAATAGTATTAATAGTCTTTGGCGCAATCCCACTATTAGTGGGTAAATTATTTTTTATTGTTGATTTTAGTGGGATAAAAGCAGCGGATTTAGTAGCTTATTTATTTATTATTGCTCTAATTTATTTACCTTTTTATGTAGTTTTAGTCGAATTACAGGATAAAACTTTGAAAGAATTTCTAAAAGGCATCAAGCGGATGTTGACTGGGGAACCGGTAGCTAACAAAGAATTGCAAAATGAGGTTTTTTCGGAAGTTTATTCAGTAATTGCTGATTGTAAACAACAGGTAGCAGAAAAAGAAGAAGCTCTAAATGAGGCGGCAGAATTAGAGAAACTCTTTTGGAGTTTTGGTACGGATAAGTTTTTCTCGGCGAATGTTACCGATGATAAATTTGTTTATGGTTTAGACAAGTGGGAACAACGCCAATTAGATACGGATAACTATACCGAACAAATCGGTTTTATTGCCAACAAACTTTTAGACCCCTATTATGTTAAAGACTTTTTGCGGGTGTTTAACACTGAAAATCTTATTAAGTTAGATAAAAGTGGACGCGATAGAATTATTTTTGACTGTAAAATGAAAAATGAACAGAATAAATTTATTTGGGTAAGATTTATGGGTTCATTAAAGTTTGATTTGAAAAATCTTAAGCTGTTGGTACATATTTGTATTCGGGAAATTGACCAGCAGAAAAAATTAGAAAAAGAACTATTAGAACAAGAACAGCTGGATATTTCTACGGGTTTTTATTCGCGCATGTCAGGTAAACGAGTTATTGAGAGCTTTTTAGCGGAAGAAGGAATTTTTGGCGAACACGCTCTAATTGTTATAAACCTTATGGGTTTCACGCAGATTGCAACGGATTTTGGTGAAGTAACCTTTGAACATTTCATGCAAAAGATAGCTGATAAGCTTTTGACGAATTATCAAGAGCAAAGTTTTATTTTTCGCAATAGTGAAAACCAAGTTATAATTTTATTGAAAGACTTTGAAGATGAGCAAGATTTAGAGCTGAAATTAAAAAATATTACGGAGCTCTGTAAAGAGTCCGTAATAATGGGTGAAAAAGAATTAGCTTTGTTACCGAAAGCTGGTGCGGCAATTTATCCGCGCGCTGGCAAAAGCTACCCGCAACTTTTCCATTTTGCTAATCGGGCTTTATTGTACTTAGAGCAAGAAGGCGAAGGTGCGGACTGTATAGTATATAATCCAGAGTTTGAAAAAGTGCTATAA
- the cobA gene encoding uroporphyrinogen-III C-methyltransferase, with protein sequence MKKTGIVYLIGAGPGDAGLLSIKAMQCLQKADVVVYDKLANPEILQYVKANTERIYVGKASNQHTMRQEDINQLLVDLAKAGKVVARLKGGDPFVFGRGGEEALLLQENNLPFEIVPGITSAIAVPAYAGIPVTHRNVAVSFAVITGHEDPNKNRSDINWEKLATAVDTLVFLMGVENLPHITKKLIENGRDPQTPAAVIRWGTKPEQRVLETTVANASADVLKAGLKPPAIFIVGNVVKLRKDLAWFDKRPLFGKKILVTRARAQASALSSRLQELGAEILETPSIKIQAMPDYQQLDRSIQELDKYKWLIFTSVNGVQAFFERLHLANKDTRALNKNLVAAIGSQTALELQNRGLSADLIPLEFRAEGILASLKTQLQAGDQILIPRAEVAREILPEELTKLGMQVEVVPAYRTVADKSSQKELLQALEQGGIEMITFTSSSTVTNFLEMLAGRTELLQNVKIASIGPITTETCLANNLQVDITADEFNVPGLVAAIEKYYQEVK encoded by the coding sequence GTGAAAAAAACAGGAATAGTATATTTAATTGGAGCGGGGCCTGGCGATGCGGGCTTACTAAGTATAAAAGCTATGCAATGTTTGCAAAAAGCAGATGTTGTGGTTTATGATAAATTAGCTAATCCAGAAATTTTGCAATATGTAAAAGCTAATACTGAACGAATTTATGTTGGCAAAGCTTCTAATCAGCATACTATGCGTCAAGAAGATATTAATCAGTTGTTGGTGGATTTAGCGAAAGCTGGTAAAGTGGTGGCGCGCCTTAAAGGTGGCGATCCTTTTGTTTTTGGTCGCGGTGGCGAGGAAGCTTTATTGCTTCAAGAAAATAATTTACCGTTTGAAATTGTCCCAGGGATTACTTCGGCGATTGCGGTGCCAGCGTATGCAGGTATCCCTGTTACGCATCGCAATGTAGCGGTTTCTTTTGCAGTAATAACGGGACATGAAGATCCTAATAAAAATCGTTCGGATATTAATTGGGAAAAATTAGCAACAGCAGTAGATACTTTAGTATTTTTAATGGGGGTAGAAAATTTACCTCATATTACTAAAAAATTAATCGAAAATGGTCGCGATCCACAAACTCCAGCTGCGGTAATTCGTTGGGGTACTAAGCCCGAACAACGCGTGTTAGAAACTACAGTCGCCAATGCTAGTGCGGATGTACTTAAAGCTGGCTTAAAACCACCAGCAATTTTTATTGTTGGTAATGTTGTTAAATTGCGTAAGGATTTAGCTTGGTTTGATAAACGGCCATTGTTTGGCAAAAAAATTCTCGTAACTAGAGCACGGGCCCAAGCTAGTGCCTTAAGTTCACGCTTGCAAGAATTAGGGGCGGAGATTTTGGAAACGCCGAGCATTAAAATTCAAGCAATGCCAGATTATCAACAATTAGACCGCAGTATTCAAGAATTAGATAAATATAAATGGCTAATTTTCACCAGCGTTAATGGTGTGCAGGCCTTTTTTGAACGTTTGCATTTAGCAAACAAAGACACTAGAGCTTTAAACAAAAATTTGGTGGCGGCGATTGGCTCCCAAACTGCCTTGGAATTACAAAACCGTGGCCTTAGTGCAGATTTAATTCCGCTAGAATTTCGGGCCGAAGGGATTTTAGCAAGCTTGAAAACGCAACTACAAGCTGGCGATCAAATTTTGATTCCCCGGGCAGAAGTTGCTCGAGAAATTTTACCAGAAGAGTTAACTAAGTTAGGTATGCAAGTAGAAGTTGTGCCAGCTTATCGGACAGTCGCTGATAAAAGCAGTCAAAAAGAGCTGTTACAGGCCTTAGAGCAAGGCGGAATTGAAATGATTACCTTTACTAGTTCGTCGACCGTAACTAATTTCTTAGAAATGTTAGCTGGCCGTACTGAATTATTACAAAATGTAAAAATTGCGAGTATCGGGCCAATAACTACAGAAACTTGTTTAGCGAATAATTTACAGGTGGATATTACCGCAGATGAATTTAATGTACCTGGCTTAGTAGCAGCAATTGAAAAATATTATCAAGAGGTGAAATAA
- a CDS encoding LCP family protein, protein MFKKVCMITAIVVAVVTAAAVFFSWFFKNGKEGKRLGLDDLLTGRTNIVVMGVDERDSDQGRSDTLMVVMLDPKTEQVTVLSIPRDTRVRIPGKGWDKINHAFAFGGHKLTQETVEDFLGVRIHHYVVIDFKGFKSIVDAVDGIDIDVEKRMYYEDPYDNLVIDLQPGMQHLTGEQAIHYVRYRDEEGDIGRVKRQQKFIKALYDKVTSPSNIKNMPQLLKVVSGMVKTDMYTSNIASIAGTMKKALAQGLNTQSIPGEPEYIDGISYWIPDIEKVRAEIAQIQGGKITEKYKTNTQELKAEYKKSLQTDNVDVDKEENKGTAVPIDKKSEKATTDKKDAKDAKDSKTNVAPSKDGATTSKAVPAEVNRPLNVILIKCTEKPGAIDNMKKILAENNVNVLLVKEGELRDSTRVVSATTNRIVVDRLSNLPFNYSLRVANNENVSADAIIFVGSNY, encoded by the coding sequence TTGTTTAAAAAAGTTTGTATGATAACAGCTATTGTTGTGGCTGTGGTTACGGCAGCAGCAGTATTTTTCTCTTGGTTTTTCAAAAATGGCAAAGAGGGGAAACGCCTAGGCTTAGATGACTTGTTGACGGGGCGAACTAATATAGTGGTAATGGGGGTAGATGAGCGCGACTCGGATCAAGGTCGTTCCGATACTTTGATGGTAGTTATGCTCGACCCGAAAACAGAACAAGTCACAGTACTCTCTATTCCTCGCGATACTAGAGTACGAATTCCTGGTAAAGGTTGGGATAAGATTAATCATGCTTTTGCATTTGGGGGGCACAAGTTGACTCAAGAAACAGTAGAAGATTTCTTGGGTGTGCGTATTCATCATTATGTGGTTATTGATTTTAAAGGTTTTAAAAGTATTGTCGATGCCGTAGATGGGATTGATATTGATGTGGAAAAACGCATGTATTATGAAGATCCCTATGATAATCTCGTAATTGATTTGCAACCAGGTATGCAACATTTAACTGGGGAACAAGCAATTCACTATGTGCGTTATCGTGATGAAGAAGGCGATATTGGGCGTGTTAAAAGACAACAAAAGTTTATTAAAGCCCTGTATGATAAAGTAACTTCACCTAGTAATATAAAAAATATGCCCCAATTGTTAAAAGTAGTAAGTGGCATGGTAAAAACAGATATGTACACTAGTAATATAGCTAGTATTGCTGGGACAATGAAAAAAGCTTTAGCTCAAGGCTTAAATACCCAAAGCATTCCTGGTGAACCAGAATATATAGATGGGATTAGCTATTGGATTCCTGATATCGAAAAGGTGCGGGCGGAAATAGCACAAATTCAAGGTGGTAAAATAACCGAGAAATATAAAACAAACACTCAAGAACTAAAAGCCGAATATAAAAAATCCTTACAAACGGATAATGTAGATGTTGATAAAGAGGAAAACAAGGGTACCGCGGTACCAATTGACAAGAAGTCTGAAAAAGCAACCACAGACAAAAAGGATGCCAAGGATGCTAAAGATTCTAAAACTAACGTAGCGCCAAGTAAAGATGGTGCAACTACCAGCAAGGCAGTACCAGCAGAAGTAAATCGCCCCTTAAATGTTATCTTAATTAAATGTACCGAAAAGCCTGGGGCCATAGATAATATGAAAAAAATCTTAGCCGAAAATAATGTTAATGTCTTATTGGTAAAAGAAGGCGAACTCAGAGACAGCACTCGTGTGGTTAGTGCTACAACTAATAGAATTGTGGTAGATCGTCTAAGTAACTTGCCGTTTAATTACAGTTTAAGAGTAGCAAACAATGAGAATGTTTCGGCGGATGCGATTATTTTTGTGGGCAGCAACTACTAA
- a CDS encoding NUDIX hydrolase produces the protein MKNKKTLLQAKQDLLNKMQADIIQVDNMLPYKKNAVLVPLVENGEGLGVLFEVRAKHLAWQPGEICFPGGRVEAEDLNYCCTAIRECCEELALVDQDIEVLGALDPITSPLGLEVYPYLGMIAELDKIVPSEDEVAEVFVVPLSFLYQNEPRIAKLEVATRPSPKTEFPYDLLPGHPTGWNIRNNYELRFYDYHGYIIWGITAHILFNFLEKYKDVLKEQ, from the coding sequence ATGAAGAACAAAAAGACGCTTTTACAAGCAAAACAAGATTTATTAAATAAAATGCAAGCAGATATTATTCAAGTAGATAATATGTTACCTTATAAGAAAAATGCCGTTTTAGTACCTTTAGTAGAAAATGGTGAAGGACTAGGGGTGTTGTTTGAAGTAAGAGCCAAACATTTAGCTTGGCAACCTGGGGAAATTTGTTTTCCTGGAGGCAGAGTTGAAGCGGAAGATTTAAATTATTGTTGTACAGCTATTCGAGAATGTTGTGAAGAACTAGCTTTAGTAGATCAAGACATTGAAGTTCTAGGGGCTCTTGATCCAATTACTTCTCCTTTGGGTCTAGAGGTTTATCCTTATTTGGGTATGATTGCCGAATTAGATAAAATTGTGCCAAGTGAGGACGAGGTGGCTGAGGTATTTGTAGTACCGTTAAGTTTTCTCTACCAAAATGAACCAAGGATTGCGAAGTTGGAAGTAGCAACCCGGCCTAGTCCTAAAACGGAATTCCCTTATGATTTACTACCGGGGCATCCCACAGGCTGGAATATAAGAAATAACTACGAATTGCGTTTCTATGATTATCATGGTTATATAATTTGGGGTATTACGGCACATATTTTATTTAATTTTTTAGAAAAATATAAAGATGTGCTTAAGGAACAATAA